actcgtcaacaaggtcttcaaagaccagatcggacgcaacatggaagtgtacgtcgacgatatgctggtgaagagtgcgcagATTCAGGATCATGTCCGGGATCTTGAAGAGgctttccgcactctacgacgacaccggatgaagctgaacccgaccaaatgcgccttcggggtaacttcggggaagttcctcggattcctcatctCACAATGAGAAATcaaggccaatccggagaaaatcaaggccatcatcgacatgcggcacccggacACCAAAAAGGAAGTCCAGCAGTTGAATGGGAAGATCGTCGCCCTCAGTCGATTtatctctcggtcggctgaaagatgcctcccgttcttcaaaaccttgtGGCAGGCCAAGcagttctcttggccggacgagtgccggcaggccttcgaggaactgaagaagtACCTTGCCTCCCCGCCACTCCTTGTGAGGTCGGAGGTCGGGGAGGTCCTGTACCTCTACTTGGCCACTTccccagaggcggttagctcTGTGCTCATCCGGGAGAATGAGAACCGGATTCATCAACCAGTATATTatgtcagcaaggtgctccacgaagctgagaCCCGGTACTCAAAggcagaaaagatgattttcgccctagtcatttcggcacagcgactccgtccatacttccaagcacatgccattatggtcctcaccgaccagcccctgagggctatCTTGCGCCGACCTGACACGTCGGGACGGCTGGCGAAATGGGCTGTGAGACTGGGCAaattcgacatccagtaccgaccgagacctgccttaaaggcccaggtccttGCCGACTTCATCgtggaatgcccgacgaccggcATACAATCGGGGGAGGATGACCCGGTGAAGGTCGGGACCTCCGACTATTGCCCCGACCTGACCTGGGTACTACACATCGATGGGGCTTccaacgctcaggggagcggggccggttTCCTACTCACCGGCCCAGAAGGAGTGACCACCgaacacgccctccgattcgacttcaaggcctccaacaatcaggccgagtaCGAGGCGCTCGTTGCAGGGTTGAAGTTAGCACTAGAACTCGGGATAAACCGTCTccaagtcttctccgactccctgcTGATCGTCGGACAGACCAAGGGCGAGTTTGAAacacgggatccgaccatggctaAATATCGCCAAAAGGTGAAAGATCTCGTGACGCCCTTCAAAcacttcgagatctcccacatccccagggcgGAAAATGCTCAGACCGACGCGCTATCCCGGCTCGCGACGTCTGACTACGGCGCCCTGGGCCGGACCTTCGTGGAGAATCTCGGGCGACCTAGTATCGACGAGGTCgacgaggtgctacaactgacggtcgaaccaagctggatggacccgatcgttcggtatttgaccgacgggatcagccccgaggatcccacggaggtcaggcggctccgatggtcggcctcccaatatataatcatggatggccgactctacaaaaggtcgttctcccttcccttgcttaggtgcttgagaccgaccgacgcagactatgctctccgagaagtgcacgaagggatctgcgggaatcacttggggggcaagtctctagcctacaaagtcctacgacagggttactactggcccaccatgaggaaggatgcggctgagttggtccggaggtgcgaatcctgtcagaagtacgccaacatgcagcaccaaccggccagccaaatcgctcccatcgtCGCtctatggcccttcgcccagtggggggtcgatattctcgatcctttccctccgacatcgggtcaaagaaagttcatagttgtcgccatcgactacttcaccaaatgggtggaggccgaacccttggcgcagattaccgaacgaaagatggaggactttgtccaaaaatccatcatcttcaggttcgggttgccgcataccatcatcaccgacaatgggcggcaattcgacaaccaagacttcagagatttctgcgcaaggtttcacatcacgcaccgactgacttcggtcgggcaccctCAGTCCAACGgcaaagtcgaggtgaccaaccggaccatactgcacgggctcaaaacccgactaaatgaagccaaaggcctctgggtcgatgagctgggctccattctgtgggcttaccgaacgaccccccgcattccgaccggggattcgcctttcagcttggcctatggaatgGAGGCAATGATTccactcgagattggactgccgtctacaagggtcgagcggtatcaagagccggataactctgattgtcggagggccgacctagacctcctccctgagctgcgaaacgaggctcaacttcgcatggcttcatactgACAGaaggtggcccgatattacaacgccagagtcagaccaaagctcttcaggcctggtgacttggtcctgagaaaggcagaggtctcgaagcccctggaccaagggaagctggctccgaactgggaaggaccctacacggtagcagacacctatggtccgagggcctaccgactggagactctggaagggaaacccattctccgaacatggaacgccgacaacctgaagttgtatcaccaataaaCTTTGTACTCGTTCATTGAGAATGCGAAtccagtttgaaatctcggagtttaactcttcgactgacgatcggcgctcaccaaggtcGAGCCCCGACATGCCAACTCGGACTTGGTATCCATGCGAAACCGACGGCTCCATAGCCGACGACATACCGGACTCTGACAAGGATCGATATACCTACAAGGGCGGGAGccacactccttcgaccttcgacgacatatcggactcttgcgaggaccaATATACTTATAttaacgggagttgacactccttctacgatcgTACTTTTGGATCAGACCATCGGCTAACTTACCAattgagccccgaccaaagaagggcgaaatgcctacgcgaccgccgtcgcgactcaccgaccgagctacgaccggtcgaagggtattcggctagCCACCGTTTATCAAACGATACGACCTCAATCGCATTCATGATTCGCCGACCGATATACTACCggtcggaagatattcggcttaccaccgtatatcatgaggCGTAGTATGGATACCCGACAcgagggtatcgggatccgacttatcgcCGGACGACAGCcgactgaacgcgtcggaagAGACCCGACTACCGCACTTTTATCCCACGGTTGGTCGGCTTCCGACTCAACGGACGCACCCGACTCATGGCCGGAGGAAGGATGCCCGACTTTTGACCTCGACCACCGAAGGCCGGTCCAAAGTCAGAACTTGACCTACCTTCGTGGCAGCGCGAGTTGCCGAACGacctaaccgacctatatgagtCGGCGACCTATGAGTTCGGATGCATTCTacaactcatgaaagaaagaaaaacagacaGAGGGAAAAAGTTTAAGCCTAAGACCGATTTCATTCAAGGTCAAGAGGAGCTTACAAAATCGGGCCGAAGCCCCAGTTACAATTGTTCTAAGAAGAAAAACGAAAAAGATAAAAGCCAACGAGGGCGCGGTCATCCCtccgagtcgatctcctcgaccgacggaagatcggggatgaccggcgtatccaccatgatcggcgctgggtcgacggtcggagcaggatcgtcggtcggtgGGGGGCTGACAGTCGGCGTCGGGACAGGAGTCGCAGCCGTCTCTCCTTCGGCCACTTGTACCTGGACGACCTCCCCCGCCACGGCGATtgttagcctatttcg
Above is a genomic segment from Elaeis guineensis isolate ETL-2024a chromosome 1, EG11, whole genome shotgun sequence containing:
- the LOC140857163 gene encoding uncharacterized protein, coding for MAGDPDRKPLRAILRRPDTSGRLAKWAVRLGKFDIQYRPRPALKAQVLADFIVECPTTGIQSGEDDPVKVGTSDYCPDLTWVLHIDGASNAQGSGAGFLLTGPEGVTTEHALRFDFKASNNQAEYEALVAGLKLALELGINRLQVFSDSLLIVGQTKGEFETRDPTMAKYRQKVKDLVTPFKHFEISHIPRAENAQTDALSRLATSDYGALGRTFVENLGRPSIDEVDEADSELLALTLEFGSNTIALAPQTIRNAKLRSIPRLSRGLDKDDMDNDTIDKQLEDPNNFR